One window of Streptomyces sp. SUK 48 genomic DNA carries:
- a CDS encoding MOSC N-terminal beta barrel domain-containing protein translates to MDIAEVQSIHLYPVKAFRGLAVDAAAVEPWGLAGDRRWALIDAGGKVVTQREQPRLALAAAEPLAGGGLRLSAAGRAAVTVEVPEPSDTVPVSIFGQKVEAVPAAPAAHAWCGAYLGQDVRLVHLDDPATRRPVDPDYALPGETVSFADGYPLLVTASASLDALNSLIAEGRHAAEGPLPMNRFRPSVVVDGTEAWEEDAWARVSLGEVVFRVARTCARCVVTTTDQDTAARGREPLHTLARHRRFDGGLIFGQNLVPLTHGTVRVGDPVRVLERGGNGKRATGDR, encoded by the coding sequence ATGGACATCGCCGAAGTGCAGTCGATCCATCTCTACCCGGTCAAGGCGTTCCGGGGCCTGGCGGTCGACGCGGCCGCGGTGGAGCCCTGGGGACTGGCCGGAGACCGCCGCTGGGCGCTGATCGACGCCGGGGGGAAGGTCGTCACCCAGCGGGAGCAGCCGCGTCTCGCCCTGGCCGCCGCCGAGCCTCTGGCCGGCGGCGGTCTGCGTCTGTCGGCGGCCGGGCGGGCGGCGGTGACCGTCGAGGTGCCGGAGCCCTCGGACACCGTGCCGGTGAGCATCTTCGGGCAGAAGGTGGAGGCGGTGCCCGCCGCGCCGGCGGCGCATGCCTGGTGCGGCGCCTATCTCGGCCAGGACGTGCGCCTGGTGCATCTGGACGACCCGGCCACCCGCCGCCCCGTCGACCCGGACTACGCGCTGCCGGGCGAGACGGTCAGCTTCGCCGACGGCTATCCCCTGCTCGTCACCGCGTCGGCCTCGCTCGACGCCCTCAACTCCCTGATAGCCGAGGGCCGTCACGCCGCCGAGGGGCCGCTGCCCATGAACCGGTTCCGGCCCAGCGTCGTGGTCGACGGCACCGAGGCATGGGAGGAGGACGCGTGGGCGCGCGTCTCCCTCGGCGAGGTGGTCTTCCGGGTGGCCCGCACCTGCGCCCGCTGCGTGGTGACCACCACCGACCAGGACACCGCCGCGCGCGGCCGCGAACCGCTGCACACCCTGGCCCGGCACCGCAGATTCGACGGCGGTCTCATCTTCGGGCAGAACCTCGTGCCGCTCACCCACGGGACCGTCCGGGTCGGCGACCCGGTACGCGTGCTGGAGCGGGGCGGGAACGGAAAGAGGGCGACCGGAGATCGGTAG
- a CDS encoding DUF6643 family protein, translated as MTSPRSTYGGGYYSASFRDTPIYDSLVAERGTPQIAPIRVPAAYDMGSNLPALPSALPALPAAPSPQHPAPGYGYPQQQQPAPFQQAPTAYIPQQASAPRGYPGPQAQQQRPMQPGTGYEAMRPAAPRPVQAPYQDPYNHPQQRGY; from the coding sequence ATGACCTCCCCCCGCTCCACCTATGGCGGCGGCTATTACTCCGCCTCCTTCCGGGACACTCCGATCTACGACTCCCTCGTGGCCGAGCGGGGAACCCCGCAGATCGCCCCGATCCGGGTCCCCGCCGCCTACGACATGGGCAGCAACCTGCCCGCCCTGCCGTCGGCCCTCCCCGCCCTCCCGGCCGCGCCCTCCCCGCAGCACCCGGCTCCGGGCTACGGCTACCCGCAGCAGCAACAGCCCGCGCCGTTCCAGCAGGCGCCCACGGCGTACATCCCGCAGCAGGCGAGCGCCCCGCGCGGCTACCCCGGCCCGCAGGCCCAGCAGCAGCGCCCGATGCAGCCCGGCACCGGCTACGAGGCGATGCGCCCGGCCGCGCCACGGCCCGTGCAGGCGCCGTACCAGGACCCGTACAACCACCCTCAGCAGCGGGGTTACTGA
- a CDS encoding TerD family protein: MPKGSNTPVPATVLRVELGRRQGPGVPGADASALLLAAGKVRSDADFVFCDQPAHPSGAVRHEGKRTEGALAVDTLAVDLARVEGAVERIVLAASADGGTFGQVPDLYIEVTDPATGQVVARFDSPGASVETAFLLGEFYRRQGGWKFRAVGQGYDSGLDGLAAEFGITVDAPRHVPPPLPPTPADVPPPAPTPPADVPPPARVSLAAAPPPPAWARVTDAPPPPPTAPPVRLAKVTLTKAAPSVSLAKQGGTSGVLRVNLNWRTRTQLSGWGARWGGGSGDLDLDLCALYELADGRKGVVQALGNAFGALHRPPYIHLDGDDRTGAVASGENLTVDLDHLADLRRVLVFVTVYEGASSFAGLHATVTLQPQYGAPVDFSLDECTVPSTVCALALITNTGGDLLVRREARYLVPERGVSPQRTIDRAYGWGMNWTPGRK; encoded by the coding sequence ATGCCGAAGGGGTCGAACACACCGGTTCCGGCCACCGTGCTGCGGGTCGAACTGGGCCGGCGCCAGGGGCCCGGAGTGCCCGGCGCGGACGCCTCCGCGCTGCTGCTCGCCGCCGGGAAGGTCCGCTCGGACGCGGACTTCGTCTTCTGCGACCAGCCCGCCCACCCCTCGGGCGCGGTGCGTCACGAGGGCAAGCGGACCGAGGGGGCGCTCGCCGTCGACACCCTGGCCGTCGACCTCGCCCGCGTGGAGGGCGCGGTCGAGCGGATCGTCCTCGCCGCGTCGGCGGACGGCGGCACGTTCGGGCAGGTCCCGGACCTGTACATCGAGGTGACCGACCCCGCGACCGGCCAGGTCGTGGCCCGCTTCGACAGCCCGGGCGCGAGCGTGGAGACCGCGTTCCTGCTGGGCGAGTTCTACCGCCGCCAGGGCGGCTGGAAGTTCCGCGCCGTCGGCCAGGGCTACGACAGCGGACTCGACGGCCTCGCCGCGGAGTTCGGCATCACCGTGGACGCGCCGCGGCACGTACCGCCCCCGCTTCCGCCCACACCGGCCGACGTTCCGCCGCCCGCGCCGACGCCCCCGGCGGACGTACCCCCGCCCGCGCGGGTGTCCCTCGCCGCCGCCCCGCCCCCGCCCGCCTGGGCCCGCGTGACCGACGCGCCGCCCCCGCCGCCCACCGCACCCCCGGTCCGCCTCGCGAAAGTCACCCTCACCAAGGCCGCCCCCTCCGTCTCGCTGGCGAAGCAGGGCGGTACCTCGGGCGTCCTGCGGGTGAACCTCAACTGGCGGACGCGCACACAGCTTTCGGGCTGGGGCGCGCGCTGGGGCGGCGGGTCCGGGGACCTCGACCTCGACCTGTGCGCCCTGTACGAACTCGCGGACGGCCGCAAGGGCGTCGTCCAGGCGCTCGGCAACGCCTTCGGAGCGCTGCACCGGCCGCCGTACATCCATCTCGACGGCGACGACCGCACCGGCGCGGTGGCGAGCGGCGAGAACCTCACCGTCGACCTCGACCACCTGGCGGACCTGCGCCGCGTCCTCGTCTTCGTCACCGTCTACGAGGGTGCGTCGTCCTTCGCCGGACTGCACGCCACCGTCACCCTCCAGCCGCAGTACGGCGCCCCCGTCGACTTCTCCCTCGACGAGTGCACGGTCCCCTCCACGGTGTGCGCGCTCGCCCTGATCACCAACACGGGCGGCGATCTCCTGGTCCGGCGCGAGGCCCGCTACCTCGTTCCGGAGCGCGGGGTGAGCCCGCAGCGGACCATAGACCGCGCCTACGGCTGGGGCATGAACTGGACGCCCGGCCGCAAGTGA
- a CDS encoding glycosyltransferase, translating into MVQTAPVSAFLWITAVSLAAWCWLLLFQGFFWRTDVRLPRRREPDAWPSVCVVVPARDEAAVLPASLPSLLAQDYPGRAEVFLVDDGSADGTGELARALSERHGGLPLTVGSPGEPPAGWTGKLWAVRHGIALARAREPEYLLLTDADIAHAPDSLRELVAAAHGGGFDVVSQMARLRVESRWERLVVPAFVYFFAQLYPFRWIGRERARTAAAAGGCVLLRAGMAEKARIPDAIRHAVIDDVALARAVKGAGGRVWLGLADRVDSVRPYPRLGDLWRMVSRSAYAQLRHSPPLLLGTVAGLALVYLVPPAAVVAGAAAGSAPVAVVGALAWAVMAGTYTPMLRYYRQPLWLAPLLPYTAFLYLLMTVDSAVQHYRGRGAAWKGRTYARPGAVPDEG; encoded by the coding sequence GTGGTGCAGACTGCGCCCGTGAGCGCCTTCCTGTGGATCACCGCCGTCTCGCTGGCCGCCTGGTGCTGGCTGCTGCTGTTTCAGGGGTTCTTCTGGCGCACGGACGTCCGGTTGCCGCGGCGCCGGGAACCGGACGCGTGGCCGTCGGTCTGCGTGGTCGTACCGGCCCGCGACGAGGCCGCCGTCCTGCCCGCGAGCCTGCCCTCGCTGCTCGCGCAGGACTATCCGGGGCGGGCCGAGGTCTTCCTGGTGGACGACGGCAGCGCGGACGGCACCGGGGAGCTGGCCCGCGCGCTGTCGGAACGGCACGGCGGGCTGCCGCTCACGGTGGGTTCGCCGGGCGAGCCGCCCGCGGGCTGGACGGGCAAGCTGTGGGCGGTGCGGCACGGCATCGCGCTGGCCCGCGCGCGCGAGCCGGAGTACCTGCTGCTGACGGACGCGGACATCGCGCACGCCCCGGACAGCCTGCGCGAACTGGTCGCGGCGGCCCACGGCGGCGGCTTCGACGTGGTCTCGCAGATGGCGCGGCTGCGGGTGGAGAGCCGGTGGGAGCGGCTGGTGGTCCCGGCGTTCGTCTACTTCTTCGCGCAGCTGTACCCCTTCCGGTGGATCGGCCGCGAGCGTGCGCGCACGGCGGCCGCGGCGGGCGGCTGCGTCCTGCTGCGCGCCGGCATGGCGGAGAAGGCGCGGATCCCGGACGCCATCCGGCACGCGGTCATCGACGACGTCGCCCTCGCCCGCGCGGTCAAGGGCGCGGGCGGCCGGGTCTGGCTGGGCCTCGCCGACCGGGTGGACAGCGTGCGGCCCTACCCGCGGCTGGGCGACCTGTGGCGGATGGTCTCGCGCAGCGCCTACGCCCAGCTGCGGCACAGCCCCCCGCTGCTGCTCGGCACGGTGGCCGGGCTCGCGCTGGTGTACCTGGTGCCGCCGGCGGCCGTGGTCGCGGGCGCGGCGGCGGGCAGCGCGCCGGTGGCCGTCGTCGGCGCGCTGGCGTGGGCGGTGATGGCGGGCACCTATACGCCGATGCTGCGGTACTACCGGCAGCCGCTGTGGCTCGCTCCGCTGCTGCCGTACACCGCGTTCCTGTACCTGCTGATGACGGTGGACTCGGCCGTGCAGCACTACCGGGGCCGCGGGGCCGCCTGGAAGGGCCGTACGTACGCCCGTCCCGGCGCGGTGCCCGACGAGGGCTGA
- a CDS encoding aspartate/glutamate racemase family protein, whose amino-acid sequence MDSGIGLLAATAAVRRLRPDADLVLSLDPDGMPWGPRTPQDLTRRALAVAEAAAARRPEALIVGCNTATVHALPALRARLEPGIPVIGTVPAIKPAAAGGGPFAIWATPATTGSAYQRGLIADFADGVPVTEVPCWGLAEAVEHADEAAIEAAVAAAAALTPDEVTTVVLGCTHYELVAERIRAAVQRPGAAPLVLHGSAGAVAAQALRRLGELPASQAPAEGGLTVLLSGREGELPAAALHYAEGRLLPAVGPFADRR is encoded by the coding sequence ATGGACTCCGGAATCGGTCTGCTCGCGGCCACGGCCGCGGTGCGGCGGCTGCGGCCCGACGCGGATCTCGTTCTCTCCCTGGACCCCGACGGCATGCCCTGGGGACCACGCACCCCGCAGGACCTCACCCGGCGCGCGCTGGCCGTCGCCGAGGCCGCCGCGGCCCGCCGGCCCGAGGCGCTGATCGTCGGCTGCAACACGGCCACCGTGCACGCCCTGCCCGCGCTGCGCGCCCGCCTGGAGCCCGGCATCCCGGTGATCGGCACCGTCCCGGCGATCAAGCCGGCCGCGGCCGGCGGCGGGCCCTTCGCGATCTGGGCGACCCCCGCCACCACCGGCAGCGCCTACCAGCGCGGACTCATCGCGGACTTCGCCGACGGCGTGCCGGTGACCGAGGTGCCCTGCTGGGGTCTCGCCGAAGCCGTCGAACACGCGGACGAGGCGGCGATCGAGGCGGCCGTCGCCGCGGCGGCCGCGCTGACGCCGGACGAGGTGACGACCGTCGTCCTGGGCTGCACCCACTACGAGCTGGTCGCCGAGCGCATCCGCGCCGCCGTGCAGCGCCCCGGCGCGGCCCCGCTGGTCCTGCACGGCTCGGCCGGCGCGGTGGCCGCGCAGGCGCTGCGCCGACTGGGCGAACTTCCCGCCTCCCAGGCGCCCGCCGAGGGCGGCCTCACGGTGCTGCTCAGCGGCCGCGAGGGCGAGCTGCCCGCGGCGGCGCTGCACTACGCCGAGGGACGGCTGCTGCCCGCGGTGGGACCGTTCGCCGACCGCCGCTGA
- a CDS encoding GNAT family N-acetyltransferase has product MTDPGPAAWPPAPIRTERLVLREPEARDRAAFIDLSASPEVGTYVGGARPRAELERVVPEVPGRRPGLFAVELDGAMIGFIQLLDRRAPERPGHIRPEGGEAELGYLFLPHAWGHGYAAEACAAALDWFADALPGEPVVLTTQTANARSMRLAARLGFTEAERFEEYGAEQWFGVWSPAAAQPG; this is encoded by the coding sequence ATGACCGATCCCGGACCCGCCGCCTGGCCGCCCGCCCCGATCAGGACCGAGCGGCTCGTGCTGCGCGAACCGGAGGCCCGGGACCGGGCGGCGTTCATCGACCTGTCCGCCTCGCCCGAGGTGGGCACCTACGTCGGCGGCGCCCGACCCCGTGCGGAACTCGAACGCGTGGTGCCCGAGGTCCCCGGGCGGCGGCCCGGCCTCTTCGCGGTCGAGCTCGACGGGGCCATGATCGGCTTCATCCAGCTGCTCGACCGGCGCGCCCCCGAGCGCCCGGGCCACATCCGCCCGGAGGGCGGGGAGGCGGAGCTCGGCTACCTGTTCCTGCCGCACGCCTGGGGCCACGGGTACGCGGCCGAGGCGTGCGCGGCGGCGCTCGACTGGTTCGCGGACGCGCTGCCCGGCGAGCCCGTGGTGCTCACCACCCAGACCGCCAACGCCCGCTCCATGCGCCTCGCGGCGCGGCTGGGGTTCACCGAGGCGGAGCGGTTCGAGGAGTACGGCGCCGAGCAGTGGTTCGGCGTGTGGTCCCCGGCCGCCGCACAGCCGGGTTGA
- the lnt gene encoding apolipoprotein N-acyltransferase has protein sequence MTVTATSVDQPDRLRTSPAPGAWRRRLQRLVPALASALCGVLLYVSFPPRPLWWLALPAFAGFGWVLRGRGWKAALGLGYLFGLGFLLPLLVWTGVEVGYLPWVALVAVEAVFVALVGVGVAAVSRLPAWPVWAAAVWITGEAVRARMPFGGFPWGKIAFGQADGIFLPLAAVGGTPVLGFAVVLCGFGLYEAGRLLAERRRSRTVRRAAAAAALLSVAVPVAGAFAARGLVSDKAEDGTRTVAVIQGNVPREGLEFSAQRRAVLDRHVKETLKLAADVRAGKVPKPDLVLWPENSSDLDPYHDPDAAAVIDEASQAIGVPISVGAVVDKDGKQLNEQILWDPAKGPTQTYDKRQIQPFGEYMPLRGFVGAINKDWTTMLRQDFSRGTKPGVFDMDGAKVGLATCYEAAFDWDVRDTVTHGAEMISVPSNNATFDRSEMTYQQLAMSRIRAVEHSRTVTVPVTSGVSAIIMPDGKITQKTGMFVPAYLEQKVPLRTSTMPATDLGILPEMALVLVAAGGIGWAIGSGLRARRAGAA, from the coding sequence GTGACCGTCACCGCAACTTCCGTGGACCAGCCGGACCGGCTCCGGACGTCCCCCGCGCCCGGCGCATGGCGTCGCCGGCTCCAGCGCCTGGTCCCGGCCCTCGCCTCCGCCCTGTGCGGAGTGCTGCTCTACGTCAGCTTCCCGCCGCGCCCCCTGTGGTGGCTGGCGCTGCCCGCGTTCGCCGGATTCGGCTGGGTGCTGCGCGGTCGCGGCTGGAAGGCGGCCCTCGGGCTCGGCTACCTCTTCGGCCTCGGTTTCCTGCTGCCCCTGCTGGTGTGGACCGGCGTGGAGGTCGGCTACCTGCCCTGGGTTGCCCTGGTCGCGGTGGAGGCCGTGTTCGTCGCCCTGGTCGGCGTCGGCGTCGCCGCCGTGTCCCGGCTGCCCGCCTGGCCGGTGTGGGCCGCGGCGGTCTGGATCACCGGCGAGGCCGTACGGGCGCGGATGCCCTTCGGGGGCTTCCCCTGGGGGAAGATCGCGTTCGGGCAGGCGGACGGGATCTTCCTGCCGCTCGCCGCGGTCGGCGGCACCCCCGTGCTGGGCTTCGCGGTCGTGCTGTGCGGCTTCGGTCTGTACGAGGCGGGACGGCTGCTCGCCGAACGGCGCCGCTCGCGCACCGTGCGCCGGGCCGCGGCCGCCGCCGCGCTGCTCAGCGTGGCCGTGCCGGTGGCCGGCGCGTTCGCCGCGCGCGGCCTGGTCAGCGACAAGGCCGAGGACGGCACCAGGACGGTCGCCGTGATCCAGGGCAATGTGCCGCGCGAGGGCCTGGAATTCAGCGCCCAGCGCCGCGCCGTGCTGGACCGCCATGTGAAGGAGACCCTCAAGCTCGCCGCCGACGTCAGGGCGGGCAAGGTCCCGAAGCCCGACCTCGTGCTCTGGCCGGAGAACTCCTCCGACCTCGACCCCTACCACGACCCCGACGCCGCCGCCGTCATCGACGAGGCGTCACAGGCCATCGGGGTGCCCATCTCGGTCGGCGCCGTCGTGGACAAAGACGGCAAGCAGCTCAACGAGCAGATCCTGTGGGACCCGGCCAAGGGCCCGACGCAGACGTACGACAAACGGCAGATCCAGCCGTTCGGCGAGTACATGCCGCTGCGCGGGTTCGTCGGGGCCATCAACAAGGACTGGACCACGATGCTCCGCCAGGACTTCAGCCGGGGCACGAAGCCGGGTGTGTTCGACATGGACGGCGCCAAGGTCGGGCTCGCCACCTGCTACGAGGCCGCCTTCGACTGGGACGTGCGGGACACCGTCACGCACGGCGCCGAGATGATCTCCGTGCCGAGCAACAACGCGACCTTCGACCGCAGCGAGATGACCTACCAGCAGCTCGCCATGTCCCGCATCCGCGCCGTCGAGCACAGCCGCACCGTCACCGTCCCGGTGACCAGCGGGGTCAGTGCGATCATCATGCCGGACGGGAAGATCACCCAGAAGACCGGCATGTTCGTGCCCGCCTACCTGGAGCAGAAGGTGCCGCTGCGCACCTCCACCATGCCCGCGACCGACCTCGGCATCCTGCCCGAGATGGCGCTCGTGCTCGTCGCCGCGGGCGGCATCGGCTGGGCCATCGGCTCGGGACTGCGCGCGCGGCGCGCCGGCGCCGCGTAG